CGTTCTGTCTTACCAAAAGGCAGCGTCCAATTTCAGCACAAATACGTCTATAGATTATTCCATAAAATGGGCACTGTTAAATAATAACTATGAACAGCTATCGAAAATTTTTGAGCAAATAACACAAAACCAAAAACTATCCACACTTACGTCGAATGATCGCGGTACGGCGGCCTATTTGGCATCCGAATTCTATTACAGGCAGAAAAAATATAACAAAGCTCTTGAGATGCTGTCTTTACCTTACAAAACTAATATTTGGCCTGTATATATTAAATATGAATATATAAACGCCTTAAAACTTAAAGATTCAAATAATTACAGTTCTTTTATGGAAGAACTCCAAAAGCTTGGTCAATATAACGAATATGTCCTGGCTCGCAGCTTTGCAGATGAAGAGATAAAGCCTGCCGCCGAAGCGATCGCCAAAACGGCAATTGAGGAATCGTCCATTGAGGAAAAAGTAGATAACAGCAATACAAAATATAATAAATATCTGTTATACGGCAGTGCAGGGGCGGCAGCAATTTGCATAATATATTTGCTGCATAGGTCCCACAGCCATTAATATATAAAATGACACACCTTAAATCCAATTATTTAAGGTGTGTCATCAGGCTATCTGTTTCCAAGTATGTTCAATCCGATGGATGTTATAATAAAAAGTACCATACATATCGCCGTAGCTCTTTCAAGCTTTCCTTCATAGCTTCTGCCTTTATTCTTCCCGAAGAATGTTTCGGCTCCGCCTTGAATTATACCCGTTATCCCTTCAACTTTGCTCGATTGAAGGAGTATGACCAGTATAAGTATAAAACAGATGGCTATATGCACAATTGTCAAAAATGTTAACATAAGGATACCTCCCGTGCTGTTTAAAAAAACCAGATTTCATGATTTGATTCTATCACAGCATGCAGTAAAACACAATATGTCCTTTCAAATGCTGTCAGGATTGTTCTATCTCAAATTATAAAATGCGCTTTTGCCTAAATACTCGGCAACTTCTCCTAATTCTTCTTCAATCCTCAAAAGCTGGTTGTATTTAGCGACTCTCTCAGTTCTCGACGGAGCGCCTGTCTTTATCTGTCCGGCATTAACACCTACAACCAAATCCGCTATGGTTGTATCCTCCGTTTCTCCTGAACGGTGGGAAACAACAGCAGTATATCCTGCTCTTTCAGCCATCTCAATAGTATTTAATGTTTCTGTAAGGGAACCTATCTGATTTAACTTTATAAGCACGGAATTGGCTACGCCTAATTCTATTCCCTTTTTAACCCTTTCGGTATTTGTTACGAACAAATCGTCTCCGACAAGCTGTATCTTCTTTCCAAGTTTATCGGTTAATGCTTTCCAGCCGTCCCAGTCGTTTTCTGAAAGCCCATCCTCTAATGAAACGATAGGATATTTTTTGATCAGCGTTTCATAAAAGTCAACCATCTCTGCTGCAGTATATACTTTGCCTTCTCCTTCAAGATGATACTTTCCATCTTCTTTATAAAGCTCAGAGGCAGCAGCATCAATTGCGACCGAGATATCTTCCCCTGGCCTGTATCCTGCTTTTTCGATTGCCTCGATTATAACCTTTATAGCCTCTTCATTGGATTTAAGGTTCGGGGCAAAACCGCCTTCATCACCAACGCCTGTCGATAACCCTGCTTTATTCAATATCGATTTTAACGAATGGAATGTTTCAGAACACATGCGGAGGGCATCGCTGAATTTCTTTGCTCCTACGGGCATTACCATAAATTCCTGAATGTCCACATTATTATCGGCATGCTTTCCGCCGTTTAATATGTTCATCATAGGAACAGGTAAAACTTTTCCATTTACTCCGCCTATGTACTGATACAGGCTCAAACCGCAGGATCTTGCAGCAGCCTTTGCAACGGCCAAAGAAACACCAAGTATTGCATTTGCTCCAAGTTTACCCTTATTGGGGGTTCCGTCCAGGTCGATCATCGTTTTATCGATAAGCGTCTGGTCAAACACATTTAAACCTATAACTTGTGGCGCAATAACATTGTTTACATTATCAACTGCTTTTAAAACGCCTTTCCCATTATAGCGCTCCTTGTCATTATCCCTGAGCTCAACAGCCTCATAAGCGCCTGTCGATGCTCCTGAAGGCACTGCAGCCCTGCCTATAGTACCGTCCTCAACCTCAACTTCAACCTCTACTGTGGGATTTGCCCTTGAATCCAGTATCTCTCTTGCATGAACATCTACTATTTCATAATATGTTTTCATTTTATTATCTCCTTTCATTATCCAGTATAATTATGCTTTGCAATTTATCCGATTATAATACTCTTTCCGGTCATCTCTTTAGGAATGGGAATCCTCATCATAGAAAGCATAGTCGGCGCGATATCCGAAAGTCTTCCGCCTTCACGAAGTTTAGCATTTCCCTCTCCGATTACGATAAACGGTACCGGGTTTGTTGTATGAGCTGTATGCGGACCGCCGGTTTCAGGATTTATCATCTCTTCGACATTACCATGATCCGCCGTTATAACAAGCTTTCCTCCAACGCTCAGCACCTGATCCAATATCCTGCCTATGCAGGTATCTACTGTTTCTACAGCTTTAACGGCAGCTTTGAACACTCCTGTGTGACCTACCATATCGGGATTTGCGAAGTTTAAAATAATCACATCGTATGTTTGGCTTTTTATTTTCTCCAGTACGACTTTCGTAACCTCATATGCGCTCATCTCAGGTTTCATATCATATGTCGGAACCTTAGGCGACGGAATCAATATGCGGTCTTCTCCTTCATTCGGCTTTTCAACTCCTCCGTTGAAAAAGAATGTCACATGAGCATATTTTTCCGTCTCAGCAATTCTAAGCTGTTTCAATCCTAATTTGCTCACGTATTCGCCGAGAGTATTTTTATACGTCTCAGGCAAATATGCTATATCAACATCTTCGATAGTCTTATCGTATTGGGTCATACAAACGAAATGAGTCTTAAAATATTCTCTTTTAAAACCTGCGAAATTCTTATCTACGATAGCTCTTGTAAGCTGCCTTGCTCTATCCGGTCTGAAATTGAAAAATATCATGGAATCGTTTTCACATAATTTCGCTGTAGGTTTACCATCCTTTAGAATAACAGTAGGGAGCACAAATTCATCTGTTTTATTTTTATTATAAGAATTTTCTACTGCTTCTACAGCGGATTCGGCTGTTTCTCCCTTGCCTTCAACTATCGCATTATATGCAAGGTTAACTCTTTCCCATCTTTTATCTCTGTCCATTGCATAATATCTTCCCGCAACAGTCGCTATTTTTCCTATTCCTATTTCAGACATGTAATTTTCAAGTTCGACTATATAGCGTTTTGCACATGCAGGCGGTACATCCCTTCCATCTAAAAAGCAGTGAATATAAACTTCACTGAGCCCCTCATCTTTGGCAATCTTAATTAACGCTTTAAGATGCTCTATATGGCTATGCACACCTCCATCAGATAAAAGGCCCATTAAATGGAGTTTTGTACCATTTTTTTTCACATTATATATTGCGTCTTTAAATGCTTCGTTATTGAAGAAATTACCTGTCTTTATTTCGCTGTTGATTCTTGTAAAGTCCTGATAGATCACTCTGCCGGCTCCGATATTCAAATGTCCGACCTCTGAGTTTCCCATCTGTTCTCCAGGCAGTCCCACATCAAGACCGCTGGCTTTAATCGATGTATGAGGGTATTTCTTTAAAATTGCATCCATATTCGGAGTATTTGCGGCAACTTCTGCATTTCCCTTATCGCTCTTGCTTAATCCCCATCCATCCAATATCATAAGCATGCATAACTTTTTATCCATCTGATGTCCTCCTTAGAAGTTTACTATGGCAGCAAAATCAGATGCTTTCAGGCTTGCACCGCCGACCAATGCACCATCGATATCGCTTTGCGCCATCTGCTCCTTTATTGTTGCCGGCTTAACGCTTCCGCCATATTGTATCCTTATCTCGGATGCGCACTCATCGCCCAAAATCTCTGCGGCTGTTTTCCTTATGAATTTGATCATCTCATTAGCATCGTTCGCCGTTGCCGTTTTTCCGGTACCTATGGCCCATATGGGCTCATATGCGATTATTATTTTCTTTGCCAGTTCTACTGTGAGGCCCTCAAGGTCCTTTTTTATCTGACTGCCGACCTTCTCATAAGCCTTGCCGTTTTCCCTCTCGGATAATGTTTCCCCCACACAAACTATAGGTATTAGGGAATGTTTAAAAGCGGCATGAACTTTTTTATTTACTGTTTCATCAGTTTCTGCAAAATATTGCCTGCGTTCCGAATGGCCTATTATTACATATTCTACACCCAGCGAACTCAACATAAGCGGGGAAACCTCACCGGTAAATGCCCCTTGTTCTTCAAAATGCATATTCTGTGCGCCAACTTCTATATTTGTGCCTTTTACAGCTTCACAGACTGCAGGCAAGCATACAAAAGGAGGGCATACGACCACCTGGCATTTTGCATCTTTTACTTTATCTTTTAGTGAGTTTATCAGTTCTACAGCTTCATCGACAGTTTTATGCATTTTCCAGTTGCCTGCTATAATCGGTTTTCTCATATTATTTCCTCCTTAAAATTATTTCAGGGGCACCCTTCCTTTAAATACACCTGGGGTGGGAAGAGTGTCCCCAAAAGGACATTTCACATTTTATTATTTATCATTTAAAGCAGCGATCCCTGGAAGTTCACGCCCTTCCAAAAATTCAAGGGATGCTCCTCCACCTGTTGAAATGTGGGTCATTTTGTCTGCATATCCTAATTTCTCAACGGCAGCAGCAGAGTCTCCCCCTCCGATTATGGTCGTACCATTAATTTTGCTAAGGGCCTGCGCTATTGCTTCCGTACCGACGGCAAATGCAGGCATCTCAAAGACACCCATGGGGCCGTTCCATATAACGGTCTTTGCATCTTTTAATTCGTTTTTAAAAAGATCAATACTCTTAGGACCTATATCAAGCCCCATGCTATCGGCCGGTATTTTATCGACATCAACAGCGTGATGCTCCGCATCTTCTTTAAATTCTTTTGCAATGACAACATCCACAGGAAGCAGAAGCTTTATGCCTTTTTTCTTCGCCTTTTCCATCATTTCTTTTGCCAGATCGATTTTCTCGGGTTCAAGAAGGGACTTCCCGACTTCTCTTCCAAGGGCTTTTTCAAAAGTATAAGCCATCCCTCCGCCTATTATAAGCTTATCGACTTTATCAAGAAGGTTATTAATAACACCTATTTTGTCCGATACTTTGGCTCCTCCAAGAATAGCAACGAGCGGCCTATCCGGATTGTTCAATGCCTTCCCCATAACGGATATTTCCTTCTCGATAAGGAAACCGGCTACGGCAGGCAAATACTCTGCAACTCCCGCTGTTGAGGAATGCGCCCTGTGAGCTGTTCCAAAGGCATCATTTACAAATACATCTCCGAGTGAAGCAAGCTTTCTTGCAAATTCACTGTCATTTTTGGTTTCACCTTTTACAAATCTAACATTTTCAAGGAGCATTACTTCTCCGTTTTTAAGCTTTGCAGCTATTTCCTTCGCATTTTTCCCGACAACATCACCATCTTCGGCAAAATATACCTTTTCGCCAAGAAGCTTCGATAATCTGTCTGCGACAGGCTTTAAGGAAAACTTCTTCTCATATCCAGTTCCCTTTGGCCTTCCAAGATGTGACATAAGTATAACTTTGCCGCCATGCTCTTTAAGATATTTTATGGTCGGAAGAGCACTTCTAATTCTCCTGTCATCAGTTATGTTTCCATCAGCATCCTGAGGAACATTGAAATCACATCTTACAAGTATCCTTTTACCGAGTATCTCTATATCTTTAACAGTTTTTTTGTTCATAATTTCACTCCCTTCAATATTTAATTCATATTCAAAGGCTGCAATACAAGCACTAATTTATAAACTAAACAGATTAAAGCCTTTCAGCTACGTAGTTTAAGAGGTCTACGATCCTGTTTGAGTAAGCCCATTCATTATCATACCATGAAATAACCTTTACCAGATTTCCACCCATAACCATTGTCGATAAACCATCGACTATGGATGAACGGCTGTCTCCCCTGTAATCTATTGAAACAAGCGGCTCTTCTGAATAGCCGAGTATTCCTTTCATCTTTCCTTCAGCAGCTTTCTTGAATGCGCCGTTGACTTCCTCAACAGTTGTTTCTTTTCTTACTTCGCAAACAAGGTCTGTAACTGATACTGTAGGAGTCGGCACCCTCATTGCAAGACCGTTCAATCTTCCCTTAAGCTGCGGTAAAACAAGTGCGACAGCTTTTGCAGCTCCGGTTGTTGTAGGAATTATGGATTCTGCAGCAGCCCTTGCTCTCCTTAAATCTTTGTGAGGAAGATCAAGTATCCTCTGGTCATTGGTATATGAATGAACTGTCGTCATTAAGCCTTTCTCTATGCCGAATTCGGCATCAAGAACTTTTGCAAATGGAGCGAGGCAGTTTGTAGTACATGATGCATTTGATATGATATTATGTTTCGCTGGATCGTACTTTTCTTCATTGACGCCCATAACTATAGTGATGTCTTCACCCTTTGCCGGAGCACTTATTATTACTTTCTTTGCCCCTGCATTTATATGCAGAATTGCCTTTTCTCTCTTTGTGAACAATCCTGTTGATTCAATAACGATATCGACTCCAAGTTCTTTCCATGGAAGATTGCCTGGATCTCTTTCAGCAAAAATCTTTATTTCTTTTCCATTTACAATAAAGCTATGTTCTTTTGCTTCTACAGTTCCCTTGAACTTTCCAAATAGCGAATCGTACTTTAAAAGATGTGCTAACGTTTTCGGATCCGTCAGATCATTTATAGCTACTATTTCAACATCTTTATTCAATTTCTCCTGTGCAATCTTGAAAGCATTTCTTCCTATTCTTCCAAAACCATTGATACCAACTTTTATCGTCATAATAAAACCTCCTGAAAAATTTATTTTAAATATTTGAAAAAAATATTACAAACTATGTTTAACCACTATTTTGAGCTTAAAAGCCTTACCATTTCTTTAGCAGCGCCTTCATCTGTTATCAATATGCTGTTTTTACTGTATGTCTTTGTGGCTATAATAGCCTTTGCCTTACTGTTACCACCCGCTACCGCTATAATCGTTTTGATTTTTTTGACATCTTCAAACTTGAGCCCGATTGTCAGTGTCTTATCGACTATAATGCCATCGCTGTCGAAATAATAACCAAAAGCCTCGGCAACAGGTTTTTTATCCATAAGTTTCTTCAACTCTTCATCGCTTAAGCCTCTTTTTTTTGACATATCGTCGGCTCTGCCTATACCATATATCAGCAAACTCGTTTTGCCGATACTTTTTATTATGTCCTTTATCACAGGCTCATTGCCGACGGTTTCAAGCGCCTCTTTGCTCATCACATCGGGCACATGAAGAAGCTTATAGTTTGCATTAAGCTTATTTGCAAGGTTTGCTGTTATAGTATTAGCCTGCGTCTCGACTAATTTTCCCATCCCCCCTCTCGCAGGTACAACCAGAATATTTGATTTGTTAGTTATCTTCGGCATACTGTTTACAAGTTCCTTGACCGAATTTCCACCCGTAACGGCGATTACCTGGTTGTCTGTTATAAGGTTTTTTACATAATTGGCGCCAACTCTTCCAACTTCTTTCAATATCAATGGGTCCTCGTCAATATTGCCTGGCACTATTATAACCTTGGAAAACCCTAATCTGTCCTGCAACATTTTTTCAATGCTGGAAAAACCCTTTAGCTCATGTATGTATTCCTTTAAAGTGTCTATTATATTCTCACCATCAGGCGTAATAGTCATGCCCACGGATTCTATATTGATTAATCCCTGGTTTTTTAAAAAGTTTACTTCCTTCCTGACGATCCTTTCACCCATTTCGAGCTGCAATGCAAGAGCTCTTCTGCCAATAGGGCCTTTAAAATATATAGCTCTTAAAATAGTATATCTTTTTTCCAGCAATTCTATAAGTTCCGGAACAATCTTTTGCTGCAGCAGCAGTAAATCCTTCAAAATCACCTCACGCCCTTTTGGCCGCTATTACACAATGTGCAGGCAATATCCAATCAATTCATGTCATGAATTGATTCATGGTATGGGACTGTCATCGTCCCTGTACTTCATTTATGTCCCACCCGGATAATAAATTATCCTATATTATGGTATCATTTTAGCCTTGATTTTTCAATACACAAAAACATACATTTTAAATGTATTGAATACGCTGGCTAAATGATTATCTTGCGATGCCTATTTGCTATTTTCTTCTATCTGCGGGGCTTTGAAGTTCAATACTCCATTTCTGTCTTGTGGAACCGTTATT
Above is a window of Clostridiales bacterium DNA encoding:
- the secG gene encoding preprotein translocase subunit SecG; amino-acid sequence: MLTFLTIVHIAICFILILVILLQSSKVEGITGIIQGGAETFFGKNKGRSYEGKLERATAICMVLFIITSIGLNILGNR
- the eno gene encoding phosphopyruvate hydratase translates to MKTYYEIVDVHAREILDSRANPTVEVEVEVEDGTIGRAAVPSGASTGAYEAVELRDNDKERYNGKGVLKAVDNVNNVIAPQVIGLNVFDQTLIDKTMIDLDGTPNKGKLGANAILGVSLAVAKAAARSCGLSLYQYIGGVNGKVLPVPMMNILNGGKHADNNVDIQEFMVMPVGAKKFSDALRMCSETFHSLKSILNKAGLSTGVGDEGGFAPNLKSNEEAIKVIIEAIEKAGYRPGEDISVAIDAAASELYKEDGKYHLEGEGKVYTAAEMVDFYETLIKKYPIVSLEDGLSENDWDGWKALTDKLGKKIQLVGDDLFVTNTERVKKGIELGVANSVLIKLNQIGSLTETLNTIEMAERAGYTAVVSHRSGETEDTTIADLVVGVNAGQIKTGAPSRTERVAKYNQLLRIEEELGEVAEYLGKSAFYNLR
- the gpmI gene encoding 2,3-bisphosphoglycerate-independent phosphoglycerate mutase, with protein sequence MDKKLCMLMILDGWGLSKSDKGNAEVAANTPNMDAILKKYPHTSIKASGLDVGLPGEQMGNSEVGHLNIGAGRVIYQDFTRINSEIKTGNFFNNEAFKDAIYNVKKNGTKLHLMGLLSDGGVHSHIEHLKALIKIAKDEGLSEVYIHCFLDGRDVPPACAKRYIVELENYMSEIGIGKIATVAGRYYAMDRDKRWERVNLAYNAIVEGKGETAESAVEAVENSYNKNKTDEFVLPTVILKDGKPTAKLCENDSMIFFNFRPDRARQLTRAIVDKNFAGFKREYFKTHFVCMTQYDKTIEDVDIAYLPETYKNTLGEYVSKLGLKQLRIAETEKYAHVTFFFNGGVEKPNEGEDRILIPSPKVPTYDMKPEMSAYEVTKVVLEKIKSQTYDVIILNFANPDMVGHTGVFKAAVKAVETVDTCIGRILDQVLSVGGKLVITADHGNVEEMINPETGGPHTAHTTNPVPFIVIGEGNAKLREGGRLSDIAPTMLSMMRIPIPKEMTGKSIIIG
- the tpiA gene encoding triose-phosphate isomerase; protein product: MRKPIIAGNWKMHKTVDEAVELINSLKDKVKDAKCQVVVCPPFVCLPAVCEAVKGTNIEVGAQNMHFEEQGAFTGEVSPLMLSSLGVEYVIIGHSERRQYFAETDETVNKKVHAAFKHSLIPIVCVGETLSERENGKAYEKVGSQIKKDLEGLTVELAKKIIIAYEPIWAIGTGKTATANDANEMIKFIRKTAAEILGDECASEIRIQYGGSVKPATIKEQMAQSDIDGALVGGASLKASDFAAIVNF
- a CDS encoding phosphoglycerate kinase, encoding MNKKTVKDIEILGKRILVRCDFNVPQDADGNITDDRRIRSALPTIKYLKEHGGKVILMSHLGRPKGTGYEKKFSLKPVADRLSKLLGEKVYFAEDGDVVGKNAKEIAAKLKNGEVMLLENVRFVKGETKNDSEFARKLASLGDVFVNDAFGTAHRAHSSTAGVAEYLPAVAGFLIEKEISVMGKALNNPDRPLVAILGGAKVSDKIGVINNLLDKVDKLIIGGGMAYTFEKALGREVGKSLLEPEKIDLAKEMMEKAKKKGIKLLLPVDVVIAKEFKEDAEHHAVDVDKIPADSMGLDIGPKSIDLFKNELKDAKTVIWNGPMGVFEMPAFAVGTEAIAQALSKINGTTIIGGGDSAAAVEKLGYADKMTHISTGGGASLEFLEGRELPGIAALNDK
- the gap gene encoding type I glyceraldehyde-3-phosphate dehydrogenase, coding for MTIKVGINGFGRIGRNAFKIAQEKLNKDVEIVAINDLTDPKTLAHLLKYDSLFGKFKGTVEAKEHSFIVNGKEIKIFAERDPGNLPWKELGVDIVIESTGLFTKREKAILHINAGAKKVIISAPAKGEDITIVMGVNEEKYDPAKHNIISNASCTTNCLAPFAKVLDAEFGIEKGLMTTVHSYTNDQRILDLPHKDLRRARAAAESIIPTTTGAAKAVALVLPQLKGRLNGLAMRVPTPTVSVTDLVCEVRKETTVEEVNGAFKKAAEGKMKGILGYSEEPLVSIDYRGDSRSSIVDGLSTMVMGGNLVKVISWYDNEWAYSNRIVDLLNYVAERL
- a CDS encoding sugar-binding domain-containing protein, with translation MKDLLLLQQKIVPELIELLEKRYTILRAIYFKGPIGRRALALQLEMGERIVRKEVNFLKNQGLINIESVGMTITPDGENIIDTLKEYIHELKGFSSIEKMLQDRLGFSKVIIVPGNIDEDPLILKEVGRVGANYVKNLITDNQVIAVTGGNSVKELVNSMPKITNKSNILVVPARGGMGKLVETQANTITANLANKLNANYKLLHVPDVMSKEALETVGNEPVIKDIIKSIGKTSLLIYGIGRADDMSKKRGLSDEELKKLMDKKPVAEAFGYYFDSDGIIVDKTLTIGLKFEDVKKIKTIIAVAGGNSKAKAIIATKTYSKNSILITDEGAAKEMVRLLSSK